The Candidatus Binatia bacterium genome segment CGTTCCTGATGTGGTACGTCTGGCGCCACCGCCGCTGCCTGGATGCGTCGTAGTGTGGGCGGGGCCGGGTCTGTCCCGGAGTGGGGCGCACCCGCCTTGCCGCCGACGTCCCTGCTGTGCTAGCCGTCGAGGCGGGTCGTAGAAACGGGTACGGGTATGGAGCGGCTGATCAAGCGTTACGCCAATCGTAAGATGTATGACACACAGGCGAGCCACTACGTGACGCTTGATGGTGTCGCCGACCTGGTGCGTGCTGGCGAGGAGGTGCGCATCGTCGACAACGACAGCGGTGAGGATCTGACGGCGCTGATCTTTGCACAGATCATTTTTGAGGAAGAAAAGCGCAAGAACGGTCTCTTGGAGCTGCCGGTGCTGCGCTGGATCATCCAGCGGGGTGGGGCGACGGTACACGAAATTCTGAGTAGCGTTGATCGTGGTCGCGAGGCCATCGAGAATGTCCGGGAGCTGGCTGAGAAGGGGATGAAGCAGCTCCTCAAAGGTGGGGACACGAGCAGGCCCAAGGACCGCGGCGTGAAGAA includes the following:
- a CDS encoding polyhydroxyalkanoate synthesis regulator DNA-binding domain-containing protein, giving the protein MERLIKRYANRKMYDTQASHYVTLDGVADLVRAGEEVRIVDNDSGEDLTALIFAQIIFEEEKRKNGLLELPVLRWIIQRGGATVHEILSSVDRGREAIENVRELAEKGMKQLLKGGDTSRPKDRGVKKGVAASGTRRLLDEILEVPQKQIEQLQHRIDAQVRASIERVTAHPAIQNELRRIEASVKSLERQLSRLRREPPRPRPRRPRGK